From the Solanum pennellii chromosome 4, SPENNV200 genome, one window contains:
- the LOC107015554 gene encoding probable nucleoredoxin 2, whose protein sequence is MEELEKKNITSMKEEEAEEEIDNSFVPVYHSFASKNYHSHLVSDDYLSILASKDGDFLLSPTGAQVKVSELEGKVVGLYFSANWYSPCTKFTNLLVNVYQQLKECSNINLGFEIVFVSSDEDLNAFNTYRSSMPWLAIPFSDLETRRALTQKFDVEGIPCLIILLPNDDKLDTAVIKDGVELVYRYGVQAFPFTKERLDELRKKEKEKRDNQTLSSLLTHDARDVLSGHPSPKQVSVASLKGKTVGLYFSAQWCNPAKKFTPRLISVYKKIKQQLEGKDDEDFEIVFVSSDHNQVDFTTYFETMPWLAIPFDDPTIKALAKYFDIRGIPSLVILGPDGKTVTKQGRSLINLYKENAYPFTKTRIDILEKQMDEIAKGLPKTENHSGHRHELTLVPEGHGGGAFICCDCDEQGYGWAYQCLECGYEVHPKCVKPVRRDPEN, encoded by the exons atggaggaaTTGGAGAAGAAGAATATTACTAGTATGAAGGAAGAAGaagcagaagaagaaattgatAATAGTTTTGTACCTGTTTATCACTCTTTTGCTTCTAAAAATTATCATTCTCACCTTGTTTCTGATGATTATTTGTCGATTTTAGCATCCAAAGATGGcgattttctcctttctcccaCCGGAGCTCAG GTGAAAGTTTCGGAACTTGAGGGCAAAGTTGTTGGCCTTTACTTTTCAGCTAACTGGTATTCACCATGTACGAAGTTTACAAACCTGTTAGTCAATGTGTATCAGCAGCTTAAGGAATGCAGCAATATCAATCTCGGTTTCGAAATCGTCTTTGTTTCGTCTGATGAAGACTTAAATGCCTTCAATACTTATAGGTCATCAATGCCTTGGCTTGCAATTCCTTTCTCTGATTTGGAAACAAGAAGAGCCCTTACCCAAAAGTTTGATGTCGAAGGTATCCCTTGTTTGATAATTCTACTACCTAACGATGACAAATTAGACACTGCAGTTATTAAAGACGGAGTTGAACTCGTGTATCGATATGGAGTGCAAGCTTTTCCGTTTACCAAAGAAAGGTTGGACGAGTTAcgaaagaaggagaaggagaaacgTGACAACCAGACCTTGAGCAGTTTGCTAACACACGATGCCAGAGATGTTCTTTCGGGGCATCCTAGTCCTAAACAA GTGTCTGTTGCTTCTTTAAAGGGGAAAACAGTTGGACTTTACTTCTCAGCACAATGGTGCAATCCTGCGAAAAAATTTACTCCGAGGTTAATTTCAGTCTACAAAAAGATTAAGCAGCAGCTAGAGGGAAAGGATGATGAGGATTTCGAGATAGTGTTCGTATCAAGTGACCATAACCAAGTTGATTTCACAACGTATTTCGAGACCATGCCCTGGCTAGCAATCCCATTTGATGATCCAACAATCAAAGCTCTAGCTAAGTATTTTGATATCCGCGGGATTCCGAGCCTAGTGATATTGGGCCCTGATGGTAAAACGGTGACCAAACAAG GTAGGAGCCTCATCAACTTATACAAAGAGAACGCTTACCCATTCACAAAGACTAGAATAGATATATTAGAGAAGCAAATGGATGAAATAGCAAAAGGCCTTCCTAAGACAGAGAACCATTCGGGCCATCGACACGAGCTCACTTTAGTACCAGAGGGCCATGGCGGTGGAGCTTTTATCTGTTGTGATTGTGATGAACAGGGCTATGGATGGGCTTACCAATGCCTTGAGTGTGGCTATGAGGTACATCCCAAGTGTGTGAAGCCCGTTCGCCGCGACCCAGAAAACTAA